The nucleotide sequence AGGAATTCAAGGAAAATTAGGCGATGTCAATTCGGTACTGGCCTGTGTGAAACATTTTGCGGCTTATGGAGCTGCTATTGGCGGTAGAGATTACAACTCGGTTGATATGAGTGAGCGAATGTTATGGGAAACTTATTTACCTCCTTTCAAATCGGCTTTGGATGCTGGGGCAGCTACCTTTATGAATTCGTTTAATGATCTCAACGGAATTCCTGCTACTGGAAATAAATACTTGCAGAGAGACATCCTGAAAGGAAAATGGAACTTTCAAGGATTTGTGGTTTCAGACTGGGGTTCTATTGGCGAAATGGTAGCTCATGGATATGTGAAAGACAATAAGGAAGCGGCTTTGTCAGCCATTACAGCCGGAAGCGACATGGATATGGAAAGTAACGCTTACCGATATAATTTGGCACAATTGGTTAAAGAAAACAAAGTTTCAATTACTCTTATTGATGATGCTGTAAGAAGAATTCTGCGCAAAAAATTTGAGTTGGGTTTATTTGAAGACCCCTATAAATATTGTAATACCGAAAGAGAGCAACGCGAATTGAACAATCCTGAGCACAGAAAAATTGCCAGAGAAGTTGCTGCCAAAAGTATTGTTCTTTTGAAAAATGAAAACGACTTATTGCCTATTGCCAAAAGCACAAAAAAAATTGCTTTTATAGGTCCAATGGTCAAAGAGCACAAAGCCAATATGGGGTTTTGGGCGGTAGATTTACCCGAAGTTGATTATAATAAAGAGATTGTTTCACAGTGGGAAGGACTAAAAAACAAAGTAGGTAAAAACGCGGAACTTTTGTATGCCAAAGGTTGTGAAATCGATGATAATAACAAAGAAGGCTTTGCCGAAGCTGTGGCGACTGCCATGAAAGCAGACGTTGTGATTTTAAGTATTGGTGAACGATGGGATATGAGTGGCGAAGCCAAAAGCCGTTCCAATATTCATTTGCCTGGAGTTCAAGAAGAATTAGTCAAAGCAATTCAGGCAACAGGAAAGCCAGTGGTGGTTTTGATAAACGCTGGAAGACCGTTGGTGTTCAATTGGACTGCTGATAGTGTTCCAGCCATTCTTTATACTTGGTGGTTGGGTAGCGAAGCTGGAAATGCAATTGCCGATGTTTTATTTGGTGATTACAATCCTTCGGCTAAGTTACCGATGACTTTCCCAAGAGATGAAGGTCAAATTCCTATTTATTACAATCATTTTAATACAGGAAGACCCGCACCAAACGACACTGCAACGCATTATGTTTCTGCTTATATCGATTTGAAAAATAGTCCTAAATTTCCTTTTGGTTTTGGATTGAGCTATACGCAATTTGAGTATTCTAATTTGAAGTTGTCTCAAACAAAGATGAAAAAGAATGAAACAATCGAACTAGCATTCCAATTAAAAAATACAGGAAAAGTTGCTGGAGAAGAAGTTGTTCAACTCTATTTGAGAGATAAAGTAGGATCGGTAGTAAGACCCGTTATCGAACTCAAAGATTTCCAAAAAATTAAATTAAATCCAGGAGAAACAAAAACAATCCGTTTTAGTATCAACAAAGAAAAATTATCCTTCTACGGTAAAGATTTGAATTGGATAGCTGAACCTGGCGATTTTGATTTAATGATTGGTTCGTCGTCAACAGATATTAGATTAAAAACTATTTTTGAGCTAATTGAATAAAATAAATATTGATTATTCTCTTTTGTTTCTACTCCATTATTCGTAATGGAGTTTTTCTGGATCAAGTCAAAAAGTTGTGGGGAAATATTAAATTTCGATATTTGTGTTTTAAATTAAATGCAAATGAA is from Flavobacterium sp. NG2 and encodes:
- a CDS encoding glycoside hydrolase family 3 N-terminal domain-containing protein, which translates into the protein MKRKITVGFLMLSFFAFSQQNTIDQKVNALLKKMTIEEKIGQLNQYTGDNQATGPITINPNKEAEIKQGLIGSMLNVLGTKYTRQYQELAMQSRLKIPLLFAQDVIHGYKTSFPIPLAEAASWDLAAMELSARVAATQAAASGIHWTFAPMVDIGRDPRWGRVMEGAGEDTYLGSRIAAARVKGIQGKLGDVNSVLACVKHFAAYGAAIGGRDYNSVDMSERMLWETYLPPFKSALDAGAATFMNSFNDLNGIPATGNKYLQRDILKGKWNFQGFVVSDWGSIGEMVAHGYVKDNKEAALSAITAGSDMDMESNAYRYNLAQLVKENKVSITLIDDAVRRILRKKFELGLFEDPYKYCNTEREQRELNNPEHRKIAREVAAKSIVLLKNENDLLPIAKSTKKIAFIGPMVKEHKANMGFWAVDLPEVDYNKEIVSQWEGLKNKVGKNAELLYAKGCEIDDNNKEGFAEAVATAMKADVVILSIGERWDMSGEAKSRSNIHLPGVQEELVKAIQATGKPVVVLINAGRPLVFNWTADSVPAILYTWWLGSEAGNAIADVLFGDYNPSAKLPMTFPRDEGQIPIYYNHFNTGRPAPNDTATHYVSAYIDLKNSPKFPFGFGLSYTQFEYSNLKLSQTKMKKNETIELAFQLKNTGKVAGEEVVQLYLRDKVGSVVRPVIELKDFQKIKLNPGETKTIRFSINKEKLSFYGKDLNWIAEPGDFDLMIGSSSTDIRLKTIFELIE